aaaattaatagtGAAGATTGTGACATCTCCTTAGACCACATGGAAActcataaatgaaaacaaaaaaggaagtaaaagtataaagaaatctttagaaaatgaaaatttgtgTTCCCTATTTAATGGCCATGCCTAGAAAGGAGGTCATCGGAGAACCTAGTAGGGTCCAAGGTTGTTACCAGACTCCCAGCTCAGCAGGGCCAGCAGTGCCCCCGTTTGCCCAtggctctcctgctctctctactCTCAGCCCTGGTGGTGTTCAGCTATGGCCCTGGTGGATCTCTGGGCTGTGACCTGCCTCAGAACCACATCCTGCTCAGCAGGGAGAACCTCGTGCTTCTGGGCCGAATGAGGAGaatctctcctttcttctgtctGAAGGACAGAAAAGACTTCAGATTCCCCCGGGTGACAGTGGAAGGCAGCCAGGCCCACAAGGCCCAGGCTCTCTCTGTCCTCCATGAGATGCTCCAGCAGACCTTCAACCTCCTGCTCACAGAGCACTCCTCTGCCGCCTGGAACATGACCCTCCTGGACCAACTGCGCACGAGGCTCCACCGGCAGCTGGATGACCTGGACACCTGTTTGGTGCGAGAGATGGGAGAGGAAGGATCTTCCCTGGGAATGCAGGGCCCTACCCTGGCCGTGAAGAGGTACTTCCATGGCATCCGTCTCTATCTGGAGGAGAAGAAATACAGTGACTGTGCCTGGGAAGTTGTCAGAGTGGAAATCATGAGATCCTTCTCCTCAACAACAACCTTGCAAGAAAGGATAAGAAATAAGGATGGAGACTTGGGGTCACCTTGAAACAATTCTCACTGATGAATGTGCCAGACTACATTTGCACTTATGTCTCAGGTCATTTCAATGACTCTTACCTGCTTTAGTCATAGAATATTGAATTTAATTCTGAAATCTTATCCTCAGAGTATTAAGCAACAGAATGTTACAAAATTCACCTGCTGGAACATCAATCCTTAAGAGATGACTGTCCTGatattcgtttgtttgtttgtttattgttttgttatttataataatttattctttcatcttatcatattatgtatttatataattcatataGCCCCTTAACTTgtattaaaagttataaaacttGTTTGTTTACTCTTttgtgttattaaaattatattttgtttttattaatttcttctgaaaacttctttttttcttttttttttttttttgtatttttctgaagctggaaatggggagagacagtcagacagactcccgcatgcgcccgactgggatccacccggcatgcccaccaggggcggtgctctgcccaccagggggcgatgctctgcccctccagggcatcgctttgccgcgaccagagccactctagcgcctggggcagaggccaaggagccatccccagcgcctgggccatctctgctccaatggagccttggctgcaggaggggaagagagagacagagaggaaggaggggggagtgtggagaagcaaatgggtgcttctccaatgtgccccagctgggaatcgaacccgggtcccccgcacgccaggccgacgctccaccgctgagccaaccggcctgggccctGAAAACTTCTTGAATTGTTTTATTCTGAAAACATAAACCTTTATTTTTCCTACATAAATATATCTCAAATACTACCTATCAATTACATTTTTTGGAATTGTTCTATTACTTGTCAAAAAAATTGTCTCTCAAAAGCTGGAAATCTATGGACTTTTGAAGAGTCCTGGAAAATAGAAAATACGTTCAGTATGTATGTATGAGTTGTAACTGATTTATATCCAGTGAGCAAGGAGCAGGGGTAGAAATATCTGAAAGAGTCATCTAGTGAAGTGGGAACAATATATGGCATTTACTGAATGATCCTGGCACCTGGACTCTTCCTCCCaacctctcctctccccagtcCTGCCTTACTGAATGCAGTCACTGCCTTATCCAGTCTTTTTGCTCCCTCCACCTTACTGCCCACCTTCAGGAGCTCTGCTTCTGTTGTGTTTCAGCTTCTAGATTCCTGCTGAGTAGAAAGCcaaagggagagagtgaaagttGAGTGGTAGCTCCGTGTTCTTCAAAATCATCTTAGGCAGGTCTGTTTCCATAAGTGTCCTGATGTATATTTTTGAGCCATGAGTAAATGCCATTTTTACAATTGTAAAATGGGTGCTGATGTAAAGGGAGTCAGCTGAAATCAGGTTACTGTGTGTTTTGTGTGAATTTTAAGATAGCAGGGAGAGATATCAATTTGAAGGATTTCTTGAATCTTTGCCTCAGATGACCTAGCCAAGGCTGCTTTAGTTTGCTTTTCTGTAAATTGtgtgtaatattttaataaatttttgtccCTTCTGTATGGGATGGCACAGAAGATGCACATTATATTATGGactactcatatatatatatatatacacacacacacatataatgtatatatatcacaatctatatatgtatgaatatgtacacatgtatgtatatacacatctacagatatatacatgtgtacaatttttacattcattcattttttatattgtatgAAAAATTCCCCTAGCAAGCCCTGCCCCTCACTTTGTCTTGAAAATCTTTAACCATACTTTAGATCCTTCCAGGGAGTTACTAACACATTTAAGATTATATATGTGAAGTATTGGAGACCCAAGAGGCAAAGGCCACACGTTTGCACCATAGAGACTGCTAAAAGATTTCAGGAATTCATTGCAAAGGTGTTTGGTGCTTGGAAGTTCTGATTTCACTAGGAGGAACCTGCTTCAGTCAAATGACCCCATTTGCTCAATAAGCAAAAGTGAGCATCAAAACCTGTGAAGTTGTAAGAGCCAGCAACATTTGAAGAACTTGAAATGTAAGAAAAAGGGAAGTTTTTGGTATACAGGGCTTTTGCTTTTCAGATTAATGGATGTCAAATGTGTTACATTTCAGTTACTGATGTGTTGTTTGGCCAAGTAGGAGGTCTGCTGGTTTAGACTGTAACCATGGGTGCTGTTACAGTGAGGCTTCTCTACTGTCAGCTACATTTTAAGGCAAGTGTCAGGCTGGTGGCTGATGACCTAGCCAGGTTGATATATGAAATTATCACCACCAAGACTGTCCTGGAGAAAGAATGTTCATATTTTCAGCAGCCTCTCTGCTTCTTGCGAACAGTGAGATTCCTAGAATGTTAAGAGCtcaaactgtggagccagagagtATTGCTTTAATCTTGGAAATGTTAATATTCCTATGGCTCTGTTTGCTTCctcataaaatggggataatgaaagGAACTACATCTGCCCATCTTGTTCACTCACGTGTACTAAAGTGAGTAGAACAAGACTGACACACGAAGGGCCTGGGGGAACGTCTGTTTTACAAACGCACAGAGGAGTGTTCAGGGGGATGAATCATGAATTAATATGCTTCCATAGTACCTAgaccatagtaggtgctccaaaATGTTGTTCTTATTTACAATATGGTCATAATTTTCCAGCTGAATCATCCTGAGTATTAATGATATTGAGCTGACCCAAGTTTCTGCATGGATGCACTAACCATGTGAAATGCACATGGAAAAGGACCAACATCCATCACTCTGCCAGATAGCATGAGTAATTTGGTGTTCTTATCTAATGTGAATCTCTTGTGAGTTGGTTAGTATGATTCCCCCTCATTATTCCAAAACTGACTACATCTAGggcaaaaaggaaataataatcatTTGGCTTGTTTTGCAAAGCTGAAGGTTGGTCATGGGATAAGAATTATCctcctttagcctgaccaggcggtggcgaagtggataaagcgtcggactgatGATTGATatgagaagacccaggttcgagaccccgaggtcaccagcttgagcacaggctcatctggtttgagcaaagctcaccagcttatacccaaggtcgctggctccagcaaggggttactcggtctgctgaaggcctgcaatcaaggcacatatgagaaagcaatcaatgaacaattaaagtgtcattgaaaaactgatgattgatgcttctcatctctctttgttcccgtctgtctgtccttatctatccctctatctgcct
The DNA window shown above is from Saccopteryx bilineata isolate mSacBil1 chromosome 2, mSacBil1_pri_phased_curated, whole genome shotgun sequence and carries:
- the LOC136322879 gene encoding interferon omega-2-like, giving the protein MALLLSLLSALVVFSYGPGGSLGCDLPQNHILLSRENLVLLGRMRRISPFFCLKDRKDFRFPRVTVEGSQAHKAQALSVLHEMLQQTFNLLLTEHSSAAWNMTLLDQLRTRLHRQLDDLDTCLVREMGEEGSSLGMQGPTLAVKRYFHGIRLYLEEKKYSDCAWEVVRVEIMRSFSSTTTLQERIRNKDGDLGSP